A single window of Mustela erminea isolate mMusErm1 chromosome 4, mMusErm1.Pri, whole genome shotgun sequence DNA harbors:
- the C4H6orf120 gene encoding UPF0669 protein C6orf120 homolog, which produces MAAAWPRALLVLLASQVASSAGFPEEDEAPGEWVLLHVVQGQIGAGNYSYLRLNHEGKIVLRMQSVKGDADLYVSDSTLHPSFDDYALQSVTCGPDAVAIPAHFRRPVGIGIYGHPSHQESEFEMKVYLDRSVEPAAFADVAAPDGRDPGHRHAPAAEDAPPEEESVLWTVLISLLKLVLEVLF; this is translated from the coding sequence ATGGCCGCGGCCTGGCCGCGCGcgctgctggtgctgctggccTCGCAGGTGGCGTCCTCGGCGGGCTTCCCGGAGGAGGACGAGGCTCCCGGGGAGTGGGTCCTGCTGCACGTGGTGCAGGGCCAGATCGGCGCCGGGAACTACAGCTACTTGCGGCTGAACCACGAGGGCAAGATCGTTCTGCGGATGCAGAGCGTGAAGGGCGACGCCGACCTGTACGTGTCGGACAGCACGCTGCACCCCAGCTTCGACGACTACGCGCTGCAGTCCGTCACGTGCGGCCCGGACGCCGTGGCCATCCCCGCGCACTTCCGGCGGCCCGTGGGCATCGGCATCTACGGGCACCCGTCGCACCAGGAGAGCGAGTTCGAGATGAAGGTGTACCTGGACCGCAGCGTGGAGCCGGCCGCGTTCGCCGACGTGGCGGCCCCGGACGGCAGGGACCCGGGGCACAGGCACGCGCCGGCCGCCGAGGACGCGCCCCCGGAGGAGGAGTCGGTGCTCTGGACCGTCCTCATCAGCCTCCTGAAGCTGGTGCTGGAGGTCCTGTTCTGA